A window of the Pseudomonas sp. B21_DOA genome harbors these coding sequences:
- a CDS encoding LysE family translocator, giving the protein MNLSLDLLLGFALFALVTSITPGPNNTMLLASGVNFGFNRTIPHMLGISCGFFLLVVAVGFGLGAVFQAYPILYTVLRYVGAAYLLYLAWKIAHSGPVGDSADSEAKPISYLGAAAFQWVNPKAWIMAIGAISTYTPMQGYFYNVVIIAAVFAIINLPSVGLWAACGTLLRNVLKDPRWLRVFNWGMAALLVISLYPLLLESFH; this is encoded by the coding sequence ATGAACCTCTCGCTTGATCTGCTGTTGGGCTTTGCCCTGTTTGCCCTTGTTACCTCGATCACACCGGGGCCGAACAACACCATGTTGCTGGCGTCCGGCGTGAACTTTGGCTTCAACCGCACCATTCCGCACATGCTCGGCATCAGCTGCGGCTTCTTTCTATTGGTGGTCGCGGTGGGCTTCGGCCTTGGCGCGGTGTTTCAGGCCTATCCGATTCTGTATACGGTGCTGCGCTATGTCGGCGCGGCATATTTGCTGTATCTGGCGTGGAAGATCGCCCACTCCGGCCCGGTCGGCGACAGCGCCGACAGCGAGGCGAAACCGATCAGCTATCTGGGCGCCGCGGCGTTCCAATGGGTCAATCCCAAAGCGTGGATCATGGCCATCGGTGCCATCAGCACCTATACGCCGATGCAGGGTTATTTCTACAACGTTGTGATCATCGCGGCGGTATTCGCCATCATCAATCTGCCCAGTGTCGGCCTGTGGGCGGCGTGCGGCACGCTGTTGCGCAATGTGCTCAAGGATCCGCGCTGGTTGCGCGTGTTCAATTGGGGCATGGCGGCGCTGTTGGTGATCTCGCTGTATCC